A genomic stretch from Bacillus sp. N1-1 includes:
- a CDS encoding KOW domain-containing RNA-binding protein, producing the protein MKESDTVPEIGQIARNKRGRDADQYSVIVGIVDERYVFLADGDKRKFDRPKRKNLAHLELVEYISPEVKRSLEETGRVTNGKLRFAISKYLSEHVIDLKEGEQVDG; encoded by the coding sequence GTGAAAGAGTCGGATACCGTTCCCGAGATCGGTCAGATCGCTCGGAATAAACGGGGAAGAGACGCTGATCAATATAGCGTGATTGTAGGGATTGTAGATGAACGTTATGTTTTCTTAGCGGACGGGGATAAACGAAAGTTTGATCGTCCTAAGCGGAAGAACCTCGCACACCTTGAGCTGGTAGAGTATATATCCCCTGAGGTAAAGCGAAGTCTTGAAGAAACGGGCCGTGTCACAAATGGCAAGCTACGTTTCGCGATCTCAAAGTATTTGAGTGAACACGTCATTGATTTAAAGGAGGGAGAGCAAGTAGATGGCTAA
- the infA gene encoding translation initiation factor IF-1 encodes MAKEEVIEMEGTVIEPLPNAMFRVELENGHKILAHVSGKIRMHYIRILPGDKVTVELSPYDLSRGRITYRYK; translated from the coding sequence ATGGCTAAAGAAGAAGTAATTGAAATGGAAGGCACGGTTATCGAACCTCTACCGAATGCAATGTTTCGAGTAGAACTCGAAAACGGTCATAAGATTCTTGCTCACGTATCCGGAAAGATACGCATGCATTACATTCGTATTTTACCAGGTGACAAAGTAACTGTTGAGCTTTCTCCATACGACTTATCACGTGGACGTATCACGTATCGTTATAAATAA
- the rpmJ gene encoding 50S ribosomal protein L36, whose amino-acid sequence MKVRPSVKPMCEKCKVIRRKGKVMVICENPKHKQKQG is encoded by the coding sequence ATGAAAGTAAGACCGTCAGTAAAACCAATGTGTGAAAAATGTAAAGTTATTCGCCGTAAAGGTAAAGTTATGGTTATCTGTGAAAATCCAAAGCATAAGCAAAAACAAGGCTAA
- the rpsM gene encoding 30S ribosomal protein S13, with amino-acid sequence MARIAGIDVPREKRIVIALTYVYGIGKTTAKQVLVDAGVSEDTRVRDLTEEELGKIREVVDKIKVEGDLRREISLNIKRLIEIGSYRGIRHRRGLPVRGQHTKNNSRTRKGPRRTVANKKK; translated from the coding sequence ATGGCACGTATTGCTGGTATTGATGTTCCACGCGAAAAGCGCATCGTAATCGCGTTAACTTACGTTTATGGAATCGGTAAAACAACTGCGAAACAAGTTCTAGTTGACGCTGGTGTTTCTGAAGACACTCGTGTACGCGACTTAACTGAAGAAGAGCTCGGAAAAATCCGTGAAGTAGTAGACAAAATTAAAGTTGAGGGTGATCTTCGTCGTGAAATCTCACTTAACATTAAACGTCTAATCGAAATCGGTTCTTATCGTGGTATCCGCCACCGTCGTGGTCTTCCTGTCCGAGGTCAACATACGAAGAACAACTCTCGTACTCGTAAAGGCCCTCGCCGTACAGTAGCTAACAAGAAGAAGTAA
- the rpsK gene encoding 30S ribosomal protein S11, whose translation MAKQRKANTRKKRVKKNVESGVAHIRSTFNNTIITITDTHGNAISWATSGNMGFKGSRKSTPFAAQMAAETAGKTAQEHGMKTVEVSVKGPGAGREAAIRALQAVGLEVTAIRDVTPVPHNGCRPPKRRRV comes from the coding sequence ATGGCTAAACAACGTAAAGCAAATACGCGCAAAAAGCGCGTGAAAAAGAATGTTGAGAGTGGAGTAGCTCACATCCGTTCTACTTTTAACAACACTATTATTACGATTACTGACACTCACGGAAATGCGATTTCTTGGGCAACTTCCGGTAACATGGGCTTCAAAGGTTCTCGTAAGTCAACTCCATTCGCTGCTCAAATGGCTGCTGAAACTGCAGGTAAAACTGCACAGGAGCATGGCATGAAAACTGTAGAAGTTTCTGTTAAAGGCCCTGGAGCTGGTCGTGAAGCTGCTATCCGTGCACTTCAAGCTGTAGGTCTAGAAGTTACTGCGATCCGTGACGTAACTCCAGTACCTCATAACGGCTGCCGTCCACCAAAACGTCGTAGAGTCTAA
- a CDS encoding DNA-directed RNA polymerase subunit alpha, which produces MIEIEKPKIEAVAINEDAKYGKFVVEPLERGYGTTLGNSLRRILLSSLPGAAVTSVQIEGVLHEFSTIEGVHEDVTTVILNLKKLAMKVYSEEEKTLVVDVQGPGTVTAGDITHDSDVEILNPDLHIATLSANARFQMRVTAIRGRGYVQAEGNKNDEQPIGVIPVDSIFTPVSRVNYQVENTRVGQVTNYDKLTLDVWTDGSIRPEEAVSLGAKILNEHLNIFVGLTDQAQNAEIMVEKEEDQKEKVLEMTIEELDLSVRSYNCLKRAGINTVQELTQKSEEDMMKVRNLGRKSLEEVQEKLEELGLGLRNEE; this is translated from the coding sequence ATGATCGAAATCGAAAAGCCAAAAATTGAAGCGGTAGCTATCAACGAGGATGCTAAATACGGAAAGTTTGTTGTAGAACCATTAGAGCGTGGTTATGGAACTACCCTGGGTAATTCCCTTCGTCGTATCCTGTTATCTTCACTACCTGGTGCTGCTGTTACATCTGTACAAATTGAAGGAGTACTCCACGAGTTCTCTACGATTGAAGGCGTACATGAAGATGTAACAACTGTCATTCTTAATCTTAAGAAATTGGCTATGAAAGTTTACTCTGAAGAAGAGAAAACATTAGTAGTTGATGTGCAAGGCCCAGGTACGGTAACAGCTGGAGATATTACTCATGACAGCGACGTGGAGATCTTAAACCCTGACCTTCATATTGCTACCCTTTCTGCAAATGCACGTTTCCAAATGCGAGTTACTGCAATTCGTGGAAGAGGCTATGTACAAGCAGAAGGAAACAAAAATGATGAACAGCCAATCGGTGTGATTCCGGTTGACTCGATCTTCACTCCTGTTTCTCGTGTTAACTACCAGGTTGAAAACACTCGCGTTGGCCAGGTAACTAATTATGACAAACTAACCCTTGATGTTTGGACAGATGGAAGCATTCGTCCTGAAGAAGCTGTTTCGCTAGGTGCAAAGATTTTAAATGAGCATTTAAACATCTTTGTTGGCTTAACAGATCAGGCACAAAATGCTGAAATCATGGTCGAAAAAGAAGAGGATCAAAAAGAGAAAGTGCTTGAGATGACTATCGAAGAGCTTGATCTCTCAGTTCGTTCATATAACTGCCTGAAGCGTGCTGGCATTAATACGGTTCAAGAACTAACTCAAAAGTCTGAAGAAGACATGATGAAAGTTCGTAACCTTGGACGTAAATCACTTGAAGAGGTACAAGAGAAGCTTGAAGAGCTTGGACTTGGACTTCGTAACGAAGAATAG
- the rplQ gene encoding 50S ribosomal protein L17: MAYQKLGRTSDTRKALFRDLVTDLIINERIETTESKAKELRSFIDKMITLGKRGDLHARRQAASFIRNEVADQESGQDAVQKLFSDIAPRYAERQGGYSRIRKLGPRRGDGAEMVIIELV, translated from the coding sequence ATGGCATACCAAAAGTTAGGTCGTACGAGTGATACGCGTAAAGCGCTATTCCGTGACCTTGTTACAGATTTGATCATCAATGAACGTATTGAAACGACAGAATCGAAGGCGAAAGAGCTTCGTTCTTTCATCGACAAAATGATTACGCTTGGTAAACGCGGGGATCTTCACGCACGTCGTCAAGCAGCTTCTTTCATCCGTAACGAAGTAGCGGATCAAGAAAGCGGTCAAGATGCAGTTCAAAAGCTATTCAGCGATATCGCTCCTCGTTATGCAGAGCGTCAAGGCGGTTACTCTCGTATCCGTAAACTTGGACCACGCCGCGGTGACGGTGCTGAAATGGTTATCATCGAGCTAGTATAA
- a CDS encoding energy-coupling factor ABC transporter ATP-binding protein, which yields MEELITVQGVSFRYHEDQPHVLRDVSLSVYKGEWLAIVGHNGSGKSTLAKLLNGLQLPEQGDVLVEGYNSRDEESIWEIRRRVGIVFQNPDNQFVGTSVRDDVAFGLENSGMARELMLERISESVQKVRMEDYLDQEPHRLSGGQKQRVAIAGIIALRPSIVILDEATSMLDPAGRKEVLQTMRKLKEEEGMTVISITHDLEEAAQADRLVVMNAGEVIDEGLPVEVFKKGDMLEQIGLDLPFPLQVQRALSEKGYDFSRLTLSQEELVNELWTLQSKN from the coding sequence ATGGAAGAACTTATCACCGTTCAAGGTGTATCCTTTCGATATCACGAAGATCAGCCCCACGTGTTACGTGACGTGTCTCTCTCCGTTTATAAGGGTGAATGGTTAGCCATTGTAGGACACAATGGGTCAGGGAAGTCTACCCTTGCCAAACTATTAAACGGTTTGCAACTTCCTGAGCAAGGTGATGTTCTCGTTGAAGGGTACAATAGCCGAGATGAGGAAAGCATTTGGGAGATTAGAAGAAGAGTTGGGATCGTTTTTCAGAACCCAGATAATCAGTTTGTCGGCACCTCCGTTCGGGATGATGTTGCATTTGGACTTGAGAATAGTGGGATGGCTAGAGAACTAATGTTAGAGCGTATCAGTGAGAGCGTTCAAAAGGTCCGAATGGAAGATTACCTTGACCAGGAGCCACATCGTCTTTCTGGTGGACAAAAGCAGCGTGTGGCCATTGCTGGTATTATTGCACTAAGGCCTTCGATTGTTATTTTAGATGAGGCGACATCCATGCTTGATCCAGCTGGGCGTAAAGAAGTTTTGCAAACGATGCGTAAGTTGAAAGAAGAAGAAGGCATGACTGTTATCTCAATTACCCATGATCTTGAAGAAGCGGCACAGGCCGATCGCCTTGTGGTAATGAATGCAGGTGAAGTTATTGACGAGGGACTTCCTGTGGAAGTTTTTAAAAAAGGGGACATGCTCGAGCAAATCGGTTTAGATCTACCGTTTCCACTACAGGTGCAGCGAGCACTTAGTGAGAAGGGATACGATTTCTCAAGGCTTACTTTATCTCAGGAGGAACTGGTGAACGAGCTATGGACATTACAATCAAAGAATTAG
- a CDS encoding energy-coupling factor ABC transporter ATP-binding protein yields MDITIKELEHSYSKGTPFERKALSNINLSIPSGTFQTIIGHTGSGKSTLIQHLNGLLKPTQGSIQIGEFFIQAGVKEKRLKALRKHVGIVFQYPEHQLFEETIEKDIIFGPLNFGVSEEEAKKRAARLIHQVGLDESYLSRSPFDLSGGQMRRVAIAGVLAMKPSILILDEPTAGLDPRGRREIMDLFYRLHEEEGLTTILVTHSMEDAARFSDDILIMEKGGIALQGGPETIFSNPEALKKLSLDVPETVQFIHRLEERFTKNLPHSVFTLDAAVDAALSILQKGEEDS; encoded by the coding sequence ATGGACATTACAATCAAAGAATTAGAGCATTCGTACAGTAAAGGAACACCATTTGAACGAAAAGCTCTTTCAAATATTAATTTATCGATTCCATCAGGCACGTTTCAAACGATTATTGGTCATACTGGTTCAGGAAAGTCAACGTTAATTCAGCATTTAAATGGACTTCTAAAACCTACACAAGGAAGTATTCAAATTGGTGAGTTTTTCATACAAGCTGGCGTAAAAGAGAAACGTTTGAAAGCACTGAGAAAACATGTAGGGATCGTTTTTCAATATCCAGAACATCAGCTATTTGAAGAAACCATTGAAAAAGACATTATTTTTGGGCCGCTTAACTTCGGGGTTTCAGAAGAAGAAGCAAAGAAGCGAGCAGCAAGACTAATTCATCAGGTGGGACTTGATGAATCTTATCTTAGTCGCTCTCCCTTTGATTTAAGTGGGGGGCAAATGAGACGGGTTGCCATTGCTGGGGTACTAGCGATGAAACCATCCATTCTTATATTGGATGAGCCAACCGCTGGCCTCGATCCTCGAGGTAGACGTGAAATTATGGATCTCTTTTATCGCCTACATGAAGAAGAGGGGTTAACGACGATTCTTGTAACTCACAGCATGGAAGATGCAGCGCGTTTTTCAGATGACATTCTGATTATGGAAAAGGGTGGAATCGCCCTGCAAGGTGGCCCGGAGACTATTTTTTCAAATCCTGAAGCTTTAAAAAAACTAAGCCTTGATGTCCCAGAAACGGTACAATTCATTCATCGCCTGGAAGAACGTTTTACTAAAAATCTTCCTCACAGTGTCTTTACACTTGATGCAGCGGTAGATGCAGCGTTATCGATTTTGCAGAAGGGAGAGGAGGATTCCTAA
- a CDS encoding energy-coupling factor transporter transmembrane component T, with translation MQNIIIGQYVPGQSFIHKLDPRAKLLTAFLFVIIVFLANNWITYALLGAFTLLAIFVSQLPLRYIYNGLKPILLVIILTFLLHVFLTKEGTLLFDWGFLEVYEGGVKQGIFISLRLLFLIMITSLLTLTTTPIDITVGIETLLGPMKKVGLPVHEFALMMSIALRFIPTLLEETEKIMKAQSARGAQFSSGPIKERLKSIVPLLVPLFVSAFKRAEDLAMAMEARGYRGGEGRTSIRLLKWSGKDTTLFVILLLLCISLLLLRS, from the coding sequence ATGCAAAATATCATTATTGGACAATACGTTCCAGGACAATCCTTTATTCATAAACTTGATCCGAGAGCTAAGCTTTTAACTGCGTTTCTTTTTGTCATTATTGTATTTTTAGCGAACAATTGGATTACCTATGCATTGCTTGGTGCTTTTACCTTACTGGCGATTTTTGTCTCTCAGCTACCTCTTCGCTATATTTATAATGGTCTAAAGCCTATCTTGCTCGTTATCATATTAACGTTTCTCCTTCATGTGTTTTTAACAAAGGAAGGGACCTTGCTGTTTGATTGGGGATTTCTTGAAGTGTATGAAGGTGGAGTGAAGCAGGGGATTTTTATCTCGCTTCGTTTATTGTTTTTAATTATGATTACTTCTCTTTTAACACTAACTACGACACCAATTGATATTACGGTAGGGATTGAAACGTTGCTTGGCCCAATGAAAAAAGTGGGCTTACCGGTTCATGAATTTGCACTAATGATGTCGATTGCGCTTAGGTTCATTCCTACACTTCTTGAAGAGACAGAGAAAATCATGAAAGCTCAATCTGCACGTGGTGCCCAATTCTCAAGCGGTCCGATTAAAGAACGTTTGAAAAGCATCGTGCCACTTCTTGTACCACTCTTTGTTAGTGCGTTTAAACGAGCAGAAGATCTTGCCATGGCGATGGAAGCGAGAGGTTACCGCGGCGGAGAAGGTAGAACGAGCATACGTTTACTAAAATGGTCTGGAAAAGATACTACTTTATTCGTGATTCTTCTCCTGCTCTGTATTAGTTTACTACTGCTAAGAAGTTAG
- the truA gene encoding tRNA pseudouridine(38-40) synthase TruA: protein MQRIKMTLSYDGTAFNGYQVQPNGRTVQEELQRALKQMHKGEAVQVTGSGRTDARVHAFGQVIHFDTTLSIPLENWTKALNAQLPDDVRVLHSETVSSDFHARYDVVRKTYQYRVHNRAALDVFRRNYAVHEPQTLDLMEMKRAAAYLSGEHDFTSFCASKTDVKNKVRTIYRIEIEQVQDELVFTFEGSGFLYNMVRILMGTLFEIGKGRRSADDIPMILEAKDRNKAGKTAPPHGLYLWKVSYS, encoded by the coding sequence ATGCAACGTATAAAAATGACGCTCTCTTATGATGGGACGGCTTTTAATGGTTATCAGGTGCAGCCAAATGGACGCACAGTTCAGGAGGAACTGCAGCGTGCCTTAAAGCAAATGCACAAAGGTGAAGCCGTCCAGGTTACGGGGTCTGGAAGAACAGACGCACGGGTGCATGCTTTTGGTCAGGTGATTCATTTTGATACGACACTGTCGATTCCTCTTGAAAATTGGACGAAAGCTTTAAATGCGCAGCTTCCTGATGACGTGAGGGTTTTACATTCAGAAACCGTATCAAGTGATTTTCATGCCAGATATGACGTTGTTCGAAAAACCTACCAATATCGGGTGCACAATCGTGCAGCGCTTGATGTTTTTAGAAGAAACTATGCGGTGCATGAGCCACAGACGCTTGACCTCATGGAGATGAAGCGTGCAGCTGCTTATCTTAGTGGTGAGCATGACTTCACATCTTTTTGTGCCAGTAAGACAGATGTAAAGAATAAAGTAAGGACGATCTATCGAATTGAGATTGAGCAAGTGCAAGATGAGCTTGTTTTTACGTTCGAAGGGAGCGGCTTTCTATATAATATGGTCCGCATTCTAATGGGCACTTTGTTTGAGATTGGAAAAGGCCGCCGTTCAGCTGATGACATTCCGATGATCCTTGAAGCAAAGGACCGAAACAAGGCAGGAAAAACGGCTCCTCCCCATGGACTCTATTTATGGAAAGTCTCGTATTCTTAA
- the rplM gene encoding 50S ribosomal protein L13, with product MRTTFMAKGHEVERKWYIVDAEGQTLGRLASEVAAILRGKNKVTFTPHVDTGDHVIILNAEKIELTGNKLNDKMYYRHSGHPGGLKSRNALEMRTNRSEQMLELAIKGMLPKNSLGRQMIKKLHVFAGSEHNHQAQQPEKYELRG from the coding sequence ATGCGTACAACATTTATGGCTAAAGGCCACGAAGTCGAGCGCAAATGGTACATCGTTGATGCTGAAGGTCAAACACTTGGCCGTCTTGCTAGTGAAGTAGCAGCGATCCTACGCGGTAAAAATAAAGTAACTTTCACACCTCACGTTGACACTGGTGATCATGTGATCATCCTTAACGCTGAGAAAATTGAACTAACTGGTAACAAACTTAATGACAAGATGTACTACCGTCATAGTGGACACCCAGGTGGTTTGAAATCAAGAAATGCTCTAGAAATGCGTACTAACCGTTCTGAGCAAATGCTTGAACTTGCAATCAAAGGTATGCTTCCAAAGAACAGCCTTGGTCGCCAAATGATTAAAAAGCTTCACGTATTCGCTGGTAGCGAGCACAATCACCAGGCTCAACAGCCTGAAAAATACGAACTAAGAGGATAA
- the rpsI gene encoding 30S ribosomal protein S9, giving the protein MAQVQYNGTGRRKHSVARVRLLPGNGRMVINNREIDDYFDLETLKLISKQPLVETGTEGTYDIFVNVSGGGFTGQAGAIRHGIARALLQADPESRATLKSAGFLTRDARMKERKKYGLKAARRAPQFSKR; this is encoded by the coding sequence TTGGCACAAGTACAATACAACGGCACTGGCCGACGTAAACACTCTGTAGCACGCGTACGTTTACTTCCTGGTAACGGACGTATGGTTATTAACAACCGTGAGATCGACGACTATTTCGATCTTGAAACACTAAAGCTTATCTCTAAGCAACCACTAGTTGAAACTGGCACTGAAGGCACTTACGATATTTTCGTAAATGTTAGCGGTGGTGGATTCACTGGACAAGCAGGCGCGATCCGTCACGGTATCGCTCGTGCACTATTGCAAGCTGATCCGGAATCACGCGCAACACTTAAGAGCGCTGGCTTCCTAACTCGTGATGCTCGTATGAAAGAACGTAAAAAATACGGTCTTAAAGCAGCACGTCGTGCACCTCAGTTCTCAAAACGTTAA
- a CDS encoding DUF2521 family protein — protein sequence MDNVITVFKERQRHKRLEFERRVLIEISLKELSDNIRDMFSPFFSEAILYKGDVENVCMDIAIEAYLLGAEYSKFSYYGEPMSVVHKRCFKLEKALIEALFDYWLFWKTSAVYEESLQITCEVFVSNWWKAGCEKGMMRRRLRLQ from the coding sequence ATGGACAATGTGATTACCGTATTTAAAGAACGCCAGCGTCATAAGCGCCTTGAATTCGAACGGAGAGTCTTAATCGAAATATCGCTGAAGGAGTTATCAGATAACATTAGGGATATGTTTTCTCCATTTTTCTCTGAGGCTATTCTCTACAAAGGTGATGTCGAAAATGTCTGTATGGACATTGCAATCGAAGCGTATTTACTGGGTGCAGAGTATAGCAAGTTTTCTTATTATGGAGAACCGATGTCGGTGGTGCATAAACGTTGCTTTAAATTGGAGAAAGCGCTCATAGAGGCTCTCTTTGACTATTGGCTTTTTTGGAAAACGTCAGCAGTGTATGAAGAGTCTTTGCAAATAACGTGTGAAGTATTTGTTTCAAATTGGTGGAAAGCAGGTTGTGAAAAAGGGATGATGAGACGTCGCCTTCGCTTGCAATAA
- the cwlD gene encoding N-acetylmuramoyl-L-alanine amidase CwlD, with protein MKKWYKRFGVATGIIVLLFIINYKFAIDSSWDAWHLPLSGQVIVIDPGHGGADGGAVGDNVVEKDIALKISLKLRDYLQEAGALVIMTRETDTDLASEGTKGLSNRKAEDLRKRVELINEGSHHLFVSIHLNAIPSSQWSGAQTFYNPVNEESEALSRFIQDEIKRNLENTNRLAKNMESVYLLREAEIPGSLVEVGFLSNPSERELLNTDTYQNKVAASIYQGIIRYATNESVPEE; from the coding sequence ATGAAGAAGTGGTATAAGCGATTTGGCGTTGCCACTGGTATCATCGTGCTGCTATTTATTATTAATTACAAATTTGCGATTGATTCTTCATGGGATGCCTGGCATCTACCTTTATCAGGTCAGGTTATTGTGATTGATCCTGGTCATGGAGGGGCCGATGGAGGAGCGGTAGGTGATAATGTTGTTGAAAAAGACATTGCACTTAAAATATCTCTAAAGCTAAGGGATTATCTTCAGGAAGCAGGTGCCCTTGTCATTATGACAAGAGAGACGGATACCGATTTAGCATCTGAAGGAACGAAAGGGCTAAGCAATCGAAAAGCTGAAGATTTAAGAAAACGCGTTGAACTTATTAACGAAGGAAGCCATCATCTTTTTGTTAGTATTCATTTAAATGCGATTCCATCGTCTCAATGGAGTGGAGCGCAGACTTTTTATAATCCTGTAAATGAAGAAAGTGAGGCATTATCTCGTTTTATTCAAGATGAAATTAAGCGGAATTTAGAAAATACCAATCGACTGGCTAAGAACATGGAAAGTGTATATTTACTTAGGGAGGCTGAAATTCCAGGATCTCTTGTTGAGGTAGGCTTTCTTTCAAATCCCTCGGAGAGAGAACTGTTGAATACAGACACCTACCAGAACAAAGTAGCCGCTTCTATTTATCAAGGGATTATTCGCTATGCGACAAACGAGTCAGTGCCAGAAGAATAA
- a CDS encoding P-loop NTPase: MLTKDQVVELLQKVQDPILHKSITIRDVKTKEGYVSVKVALAQTESAEQMKVQQEIVNTLKGAGAESVGLRFEQLADEELPEGTSANPDLPPLLSPESKTQFIAVASGKGGVGKSTVTVNLATSLARLGKKVGIIDADIYGFSVPDMMGIETRPKVENEKIYPVERFGVKVMSMAFFVEDNAPVIWRGPMLGKMLNNFFSEVDWGELDYLLLDLPPGTGDVALDVHTMLPASKEIIVTTPHATAAFVAARAGAMALKTKHEVLGVVENMAYFESKVTGEREYVFGQGGGDKLASELSTDILGRLPLGQPDFDEAEFAPSVYQEEHPIGMQYLQIANEIIKRTAE, translated from the coding sequence ATGTTAACGAAAGATCAGGTCGTTGAATTACTACAAAAGGTGCAAGATCCTATTTTACATAAAAGTATCACGATTCGTGATGTGAAAACGAAGGAAGGCTATGTAAGTGTGAAGGTAGCTCTTGCTCAAACGGAATCGGCTGAGCAAATGAAGGTACAGCAAGAGATTGTGAATACGTTAAAGGGTGCTGGAGCGGAATCTGTTGGGTTACGATTTGAACAATTAGCAGACGAAGAACTTCCTGAGGGAACTTCAGCTAATCCTGATCTTCCTCCATTGCTTTCTCCGGAAAGTAAAACACAATTTATTGCGGTAGCAAGTGGTAAAGGTGGAGTAGGGAAATCAACGGTTACAGTAAACCTTGCAACGTCACTTGCGCGTCTCGGAAAAAAAGTTGGTATTATTGATGCGGATATTTACGGATTTAGCGTTCCAGATATGATGGGGATTGAAACGAGACCTAAAGTAGAAAATGAAAAAATCTATCCCGTTGAGCGTTTTGGTGTTAAAGTCATGTCGATGGCCTTCTTTGTAGAAGATAATGCTCCTGTTATCTGGCGTGGGCCAATGCTTGGGAAAATGCTAAATAACTTCTTTAGTGAAGTTGATTGGGGAGAATTAGATTACCTTCTACTTGATTTACCACCAGGAACAGGTGATGTCGCGCTTGATGTTCATACGATGCTTCCTGCTTCAAAAGAGATCATTGTAACAACGCCGCATGCAACGGCTGCTTTCGTTGCAGCTCGAGCGGGGGCAATGGCGCTTAAGACGAAACATGAAGTCCTTGGCGTCGTGGAAAATATGGCTTATTTTGAAAGCAAAGTCACTGGTGAGAGAGAGTATGTATTTGGTCAGGGTGGTGGAGATAAGTTAGCTTCAGAATTATCTACGGATATTCTTGGCAGACTTCCTCTCGGGCAACCAGACTTCGATGAAGCTGAATTTGCTCCGTCAGTTTACCAAGAAGAACATCCAATTGGCATGCAGTACCTCCAAATTGCTAATGAGATTATCAAAAGAACTGCAGAATAA
- the gerD gene encoding spore germination lipoprotein GerD: MYQRFKLLTLCFVILLIAGCATGSAEGSQANYEETKKMLVDLLKSDEGKKAIQEVLSDAEIKKQLVMEQPFVKETIQKVLTTEEGKAYWQEMLKDPTFVENFAKNIQEENKELFKSLMDDPDFQEKMMDLLQDPVMEKHYLQLLESNQSRQQIKDLISETFESPLFQAKIQEMLTGITSEQLKSSGGSKEEGSGNSDSKNGESSNSGQE, encoded by the coding sequence ATGTATCAGCGTTTCAAACTACTCACACTATGTTTCGTTATTCTTCTGATTGCAGGATGTGCCACAGGTTCTGCTGAAGGATCTCAAGCCAATTATGAAGAAACGAAGAAAATGCTTGTCGACCTTCTGAAGTCGGACGAAGGCAAGAAAGCCATTCAAGAAGTACTGTCAGATGCAGAAATAAAGAAACAACTTGTTATGGAACAACCATTTGTGAAAGAAACCATACAAAAGGTGCTTACAACTGAAGAAGGAAAAGCATACTGGCAAGAAATGTTGAAAGACCCTACTTTCGTTGAAAACTTTGCTAAAAACATTCAGGAAGAGAATAAGGAATTGTTCAAATCCCTGATGGATGATCCTGACTTTCAGGAAAAGATGATGGATCTGTTGCAAGATCCAGTCATGGAAAAGCACTATTTACAACTCCTTGAAAGCAACCAGTCTCGCCAACAAATCAAAGACTTGATTTCCGAAACTTTTGAAAGCCCATTATTCCAAGCTAAGATTCAGGAAATGCTTACAGGAATTACGTCAGAGCAACTGAAATCTTCCGGTGGTAGTAAGGAAGAAGGAAGTGGTAATTCTGATTCAAAGAATGGAGAAAGCTCAAATTCTGGACAGGAATAA